TGGAGACGACATTCTCACTGTTGATGAGGAATTGTGGAACAGAAATATCCGGGGATGCTTGTCGAGTGCCTTCCTCTGCTGTAAGTCTGTATTACCGCACATGATTGGTCAGGGCAAAGGGGCGATTGTCAACATCGCTTCGGTAAATGGACTGCTCGGACTGGGCGAGGAGGCGTATAGCGCCGCCAAAGCAGGGGTCATCTCGTTGACGCAAAACATCGCTGTCCGCCACGGAGAACAGGGGGTCCGTGCCAATTCAATCTGCCCGGGGTCAATTCAAACACCGGCATGGCAGGCAGTCCTTGAAAAAGATCCGGATCTCTTTAACCGTCTGTCGAAATGGTATCCGCTCAAGCGGGTCGGCAAACCTGAAGAGATTGCTGCGGCTGCCCTCTTTCTGGCATCAGACCAAGCATCTTTCGTCACAGGGACAAACCTCATCGTCGATGGAGGACTGACCGCCGGACTGAAGCGTATGGGCGAGGAGCTCGTGGGAGAGGGAGATTCATAAGAAGTAATAGCGTAATAGGCGGTCTACAATGAATGATGACAATGCTTTTAGATTCTTACCTCCCGGACGAT
Above is a window of Candidatus Poribacteria bacterium DNA encoding:
- a CDS encoding glucose 1-dehydrogenase, producing MQLANRTAIITGAGSGIGRATAQRFASEGACVVVADINDAAGMETVAATESEGGTARFVHTDVTATAEVEAMVSQTVEAYGSVDVLVNNAYFCDGDDILTVDEELWNRNIRGCLSSAFLCCKSVLPHMIGQGKGAIVNIASVNGLLGLGEEAYSAAKAGVISLTQNIAVRHGEQGVRANSICPGSIQTPAWQAVLEKDPDLFNRLSKWYPLKRVGKPEEIAAAALFLASDQASFVTGTNLIVDGGLTAGLKRMGEELVGEGDS